In Deltaproteobacteria bacterium, a single genomic region encodes these proteins:
- the radC gene encoding DNA repair protein RadC: MLYSRDTSGCYQPASRDTILAAARRLSSCQLRRGAAITSPLAAREAIGLKLAGLEYESFACLFLDGRHQVLAWRELFHGSVNRTTVHPREIVKEALRLNAAVVILAHNHPSGSTLPSSEDIELTRALTEILAIIDVRVLDHLIVGEEIVALTETGHHQP; this comes from the coding sequence ATGCTCTACAGCAGAGACACCAGCGGGTGCTACCAGCCCGCATCCAGGGACACCATCCTCGCCGCGGCCCGCAGACTGAGCAGCTGTCAGCTCCGGCGCGGGGCGGCCATCACCTCACCCCTTGCCGCCAGGGAGGCCATCGGCCTCAAGCTGGCCGGACTGGAATACGAATCGTTTGCCTGCCTGTTTCTCGACGGCCGCCACCAGGTGCTCGCCTGGCGGGAGCTGTTCCACGGCTCGGTCAACCGGACCACGGTCCACCCGCGCGAGATCGTCAAGGAGGCCCTGCGCCTGAACGCCGCGGTGGTCATCCTGGCGCACAACCATCCCTCGGGCAGCACCCTGCCGAGCAGTGAGGACATCGAGCTGACCCGGGCGCTCACCGAGATCCTGGCGATCATCGATGTGCGCGTGCTCGATCACCTGATCGTGGGCGAAGAGATCGTCGCCCTGACCGAAACCGGCCACCATCAACCATGA
- a CDS encoding DUF1738 domain-containing protein has product MQPDKPSIYEQITGKIVTALENGVNPWARPWHTIHSGPFRNALTNRPYRGMNVLLLNLMALSRGHVDPRWLTFRNAEQLGGYVRKGEKGAAIVFWKFLPARDRDGETEPAAANDDDHEPKKVPFARSYP; this is encoded by the coding sequence ATGCAACCTGACAAACCATCCATCTACGAGCAAATCACCGGCAAGATCGTCACCGCCCTGGAGAACGGCGTCAACCCCTGGGCCAGGCCCTGGCACACGATTCACTCCGGGCCGTTTCGCAATGCGCTCACCAACCGGCCGTATCGGGGCATGAACGTGCTCCTGCTCAATCTGATGGCGCTGTCGCGGGGCCATGTCGACCCGCGCTGGCTCACCTTTCGCAATGCCGAGCAGTTGGGCGGCTATGTGCGCAAGGGAGAGAAGGGCGCGGCCATCGTCTTCTGGAAGTTTTTGCCCGCCCGGGACCGGGATGGCGAGACGGAACCGGCTGCGGCCAACGATGACGACCACGAACCGAAGAAGGTCCCCTTTGCCCGCAGCTACCCGG